A single region of the Salvia miltiorrhiza cultivar Shanhuang (shh) chromosome 8, IMPLAD_Smil_shh, whole genome shotgun sequence genome encodes:
- the LOC131000758 gene encoding protein SOSEKI 5-like, translating into MLDNMAASSSRAGGMLWREAEMWSEPQKVPVLYYLSRNGQLEHPHFMEVPLSSPRGLFLKDVINRLNALRGKGMAFMYSWSCKRSYKNGFVWHDLSENDLIFPAHGHDYILKGSENAFLDVGSPPPDDRRRRNQSCSSIDFEYSVYNRECSSKPAAADVSTQTEIEISPPPSDSSPETLGTLMKADGQVRLRPAAAASSSHRHHHIQRCRSSALLMQLISCGSMPFKDCGTGAGGQGMIGGQHKMRASRGESGGGKLEEKEYFSGSLVETNKREFPALKRSNSYNADRSLNLEVAEKETEKLKAKCIPTKTKAHPSTRKEGSISISAIDGYT; encoded by the exons ATGCTTGATAATATGGCAGCGTCGAGTTCCCGAGCAGGAGGAATGTTATGGAGAGAGGCAGAAATGTGGTCCGAACCTCAAAAGGTGCCTGTGTTGTATTATCTGTCCAGGAATGGGCAGCTCGAGCACCCCCATTTCATGGAGGTTCCTCTCTCCTCTCCCCGCGGCCTCTTTCTCAAAG ATGTAATCAACCGCTTGAATGCGCTTCGCGGGAAAGGCATGGCGTTCATGTATTCCTGGTCTTGCAAAAG GAGCTACAAAAATGGTTTTGTATGGCACGATTTGTCGGAGAATGATCTAATCTTCCCGGCGCACGGCCACGACTACATTCTCAAAGGATCGGAGAACGCGTTTCTCGACGTCGGATCTCCGCCGCCGGACGACAGGCGGCGGCGCAACCAGTCGTGCAGCTCCATCGACTTCGAGTACAGCGTCTACAATCGCGAGTGCTCCAGCAAACCAGCCGCCGCCGACGTCTCAACACAGACGGAGATCGAGATCTCGCCGCCGCCGTCCGATTCGAGCCCTGAGACCTTGGGCACCTTGATGAAAGCGGACGGGCAGGTGAGGCTacggccggcggcggcggcgagcaGCAGCCATCGCCATCATCACATCCAGCGGTGTCGATCGTCAGCACTGCTGATGCAGCTGATCTCGTGCGGTTCTATGCCGTTTAAGGACTGTGGGACCGGGGCCGGGGGGCAGGGGATGATCGGCGGGCAGCACAAGATGAGGGCGTCACGTGGCGAGAGCGGAGGTGGGAAACTGGAGGAGAAGGAGTATTTCAGCGGGAGCTTAGTGGAGACAAACAAACGGGAATTCCCTGCTCTCAAACGCTCCAATTCTTACAATGCAGACCG GAGCCTAAATTTGGAAGTTGCAGAGAAAGAGACGGAAAAGCTGAAAGCGAAATGCATACCAACAAAAACCAAGGCGCACCCATCCACCAGAAAAGAAGGCAGTATTAGTATTAGTGCCATTGATGGTTATACCTAA